In Indicator indicator isolate 239-I01 chromosome 28, UM_Iind_1.1, whole genome shotgun sequence, one DNA window encodes the following:
- the TSC1 gene encoding hamartin isoform X9, with amino-acid sequence MAQQGNVGELLSMLDSPILGVLEDITAAFKDNLICDRGPMLVNSLVDYYLETNSQQALHILSTLQEPHDKTDTDVVVLTTGVLVLITMLPMIPQSGKQYLHDFFGIFGRLSAWCLQNPGHVAEIYLVHLHASVYALFHRLYGMYPCNFVSFLRSHYSMKENLETFEEVVKPMMEHVRIHPELVTGSKDHELDPRRWKRLETHDVVIECAKISLDPAEASYEDGYYSVSRKLCTSLKHHQTDSSASYYIDTHSNYGTSTPYSTPRLTLSQMPGQLPQILSPQSIRLSTEPQQVTIWSPSAVCGMTTPPTSPGIVPSDSSQSASQPYSKAFGTSAGGKGTPLGTPATSPPPPCTSDDFVHVSLPSAAATPPRKEDKPDPGRPLLYRQQNVINSDKSLDTPGSKSSVTLSDLPEFLGGLSFEDSAEKDREEDAISKEISEITTDAEHMVPRGGFDSPFYRTNESLSGSQKKTHSVVSGVQGHSQTSEPLTSSLDKPGPENARETPKQTFTPIDKPCGGSAESPAGNREGTSGETNILTPSPCKVPAQRRVVVGSGQPPLYEHLFEVALPKTAYLFVGKKTEELLKKAKGTQEDDCMSSTSPVEVLDRLIQQGADAHTKELNKLSLPSKSADWTHFGGSPPSDEIHTLRNQLLLLHNQLLYERFKRQQHALRNRRLLRKVIKATALEEHNAAMKDQLKLQEKEIQALKLSLQKEQARYHQFQEEHENIVAQLHSQIRQLQHDREEFYNQSQELQTKLEDCRNMIADLRLELKKANNKVCHTELLLSQVSQKLSNSESVQQQMEFLNRQLLVLGEVNELYLEQLQHKHTDTTKEVEMLHAAFRKELEKTKLCVQQQSQRLDASQKRIAELESQLAKKDHLFLEQKKYLEDVKIQARGQLQAVESRYKAQKRITQAFELEILDLFGRLEKSSLLKKLEDDKTEAAEAAEERLDCGNEDTVVGYSEETIGRNGETKPTSTRGSSSSKGGSSSELSTPEKPQNQRFSSRWETSLLLEPSTTVPLTVGSLPSSKSFLGMKARELFRNKSESQCDEEGVTINRLSDALKTELCKDPSMETKAPPSPDNLSLSPKIQESSVGQLHIMDYNETHHDHS; translated from the exons ATGGCACAGCAAGGAAATGTTGGTGAGCTCCTCTCAATGCTGGATTCTCCAATTCTGGGTGTCCTGGAAGATATAACAGCTGCATTCAAGGATAATCTCATCTGTG ACCGTGGGCCTATGCTGGTGAACAGCCTGGTGGACTATTACCTGGAAACCAACTCTCAGCAGGCACTGCATATCCTGTCCACGCTGCAAGAGCCTCATGACAAG ACTGACACAGATGTAGTAGTACTCACCACAGGTGTCCTAGTGCTAATAACCATGTTGCCAATGATTCCTCAGTCTGGCAAACAGTACCTTCATGATTTCTTTGGTATCTTTGGGCGTCTCTCAGCCTGGTGCTTGCAGAATCCAG GTCATGTGGCAGAGATTTATCTTGTCCATCTCCATGCCAGTGTTTATGCTCTCTTCCATCGTCTCTATGGAATGTATCCTTGCAATTTTGTCTCCTTTCTACGTTCTCACTACAGTATGAAGGAAAACTTGGAGACCTTTGAAGAGGTAGTCAAG CCAATGATGGAACATGTGCGAATTCATCCAGAATTAGTGACTGGATCTAAGGACCACGAACTGGACCCACGAag GTGGAAAAGACTAGAAACTCATGATGTTGTGATAGAATGTGCCAAAATCTCCTTGGACCCTGCAGAAGCCTCCTATGAAGATGGTTATTACTCTGTGTCTCGGAAACTCTGCACAAGCTTAAAACATCATCAAACTGACTCCAGTGCCAGCTATTACATTGACACACACAGCAACTACG GAACTTCTACCCCGTACTCCACTCCTCGGCTAACACTATCACAAATGCCAGGGCAGCTACCTCAGATTCTGAGCCCACAGTCGATACGGCTGTCAACTGAGCCACAGCAG GTTACCATCTGGAGTCCTTCTGCAGTTTGTGGGATGACCACTCCACCAACCTCCCCCGGAATTGTCCCATCAGATTCATCCCAGTCTGCATCACAACCTTACAGCAAAGCTTTTGGCACATCTG cagGGGGCAAAGGAACACCATTGGGAACGCCAGCCACGTCTCCTCCTCCACCCTGCACCTCAGATGACTTTGTGCATGTTTCactcccttcagctgctgccacgCCTCCTAGAaag gaggacAAACCAGATCCTGGGAGGCCTTTACTGTACCGACAGCAAAATGTCATAAACAGCGATAAATCATTGG ACACACCTGGTAGTAAAAGTTCAGTCACCTTAAGTGATCTTCCAGAGTTTTTAGGTGGTCTGTCTTTTGAAGATAGTGCTGAaaaggacagagaggaag ATGCAATATCTAAAGAGATCTCCGAGATCACCACCGATGCTGAACACATGGTGCCTAGAGGAGGGTTTGACTCCCCGTTTTACCGCACAAATGAAAGTCTGTCAGGCTCTCAAAAGAAGACCCATTCAGTAGTCTCTGGTGTTCAGGGACACAGTCAGACCTCTGAGCCTTTAACATCTTCTCTGGACAAGCCTGGGCCTGAGAACGCACGggaaacacccaaacaaacgTTTACTCCCATAGACAAACCCTGCGGAGGCTCTGCAGAAAGCCCTGCTGGTAACAGGGAAGGAACCTCGGGGGAGACCAACAtcctcactcccagcccttgcaaaGTACCAGCACAAAGGAGAGTGGTGGTTGGGAGTGGGCAGCCTCCCCTATACGAGCACCTTTTTGAGGTTGCATTACCAAAGACTGCCTACCTCTTTGTTGGCAAGAAGACCGAGGAGCTGCTAAAGAAAGCCAAGGGAACCCAGGAGGATGATTGCATGTCCTCTACTTCTCCTGTGGAAGTACTGGACAGGCTGATCCAGCAAGGAGCAGATGCACACACTAAGGAGCTGAACAA gtTGTCTCTGCCAAGCAAATCTGCTGACTGGACTCACTTTGGAG GGTCTCCCCCTTCAGATGAGATTCACACCCTGCGtaaccagctgctgctgctgcacaaccAGTTGCTGTATGAGCGCTtcaagaggcagcagcatgcCCTGCGCAACCGCCGCCTCCTGCGCAAGGTCATCAAGGCAACAGCCCTGGAGGAGCACAACGCTGCCAtg AAAGATCAGCTAAAACTACAGGAGAAAGAAATCCAGGCCTTGAAACTGAGTCTGCAGAAAGAACAGGCAAGGTACCACCAGTTTCAGGAGGAACATGAAAATATAGTGGCTCAGCTTCACAGCCAGATCAGACAGCTGCAGCATGACCGGGAGGAATTCTACAACCAGAGCCAGGAATTGCAG ACCAAGCTGGAAGACTGCAGGAATATGATTGCAGATCTGAGGTTAGAATTAAAGAAGGCTAACAACAAGGTGTGTCACACTGAACTGCTTCTTAGCCAAGTGTCTCAAAAG CTTTCCAACAGTGAATCAGTGCAACAGCAGATGGAGTTCTTGAACAGGCAGCTTCTGGTTCTTGGGGAGGTCAATGAGTTGtacctggagcagctgcagcacaagcaCACAGACACTACAAAG GAGGTTGAAATGTTGCACGCTGCTTTTCGGAAGGAACTGGAGAAGACCAAGTTGTGCGTTCAGCAGCAAAGCCAAAGGCTTGATGCTTCCCAGAAACGGATAGCTGAACTGGAATCTCAGCTTGCTAAAAAGGACCACCTCTTCCTGGAGCAAAAGAAATACCTGGAAGATGTCAAAATTCAAGCAAG AGGTCAGCTGCAAGCAGTGGAAAGTAGGTACAAGGCGCAGAAAAGAATCACACAGGCATTTGAGCTGGAGATCTTGGATCTGTTTGGccggctggagaagagcagcctacTGAAAAAACTTGAAGATGAtaaaacagaagcagctgaagcagcagaagaaag GCTGGATTGTGGTAATGAAGATACTGTGGTGGGATACAGTGAAGAAACAATTGGTAGAAATGGGGAGACCAAACCTACCAGTACTCGAGGCAGTAGTAGCAGTaagggtggcagcagcagtgagctctCCACCCCAGAAAAACCCCAGAACCAGAGATTCAGCAGTCGCTGGGAGACGTCTTTGTTGCTGGAGCCCTCGACTACTGTCCCACTGACTGTAGGTTCACTCCCCAGCTCCAAGAGCTTCCTTGGAATGAAGGCACGAGAATTATTTCGCAACAAGAGTGAGAGCCAGTGTGATGAGGAGGGTGTAACCATCAACAGGCTTTCTGATGCCCTAAAGACTGAACTTTGTAAAGATCCCAGCATGGAGACGAAGGCCCCTCCGAGTCCCGATAACCTTAGCCTCTCGCCTAAGATCCAGGAAAGCAGTGTTGGACAGCTTCATATCATGGACTACAATGAAACTCATCATGACCACAGTTAA
- the TSC1 gene encoding hamartin isoform X4 codes for MAQQGNVGELLSMLDSPILGVLEDITAAFKDNLICDRGPMLVNSLVDYYLETNSQQALHILSTLQEPHDKHLLDKINEYMGKAATRLPTLSLLGHVIRRQPSWKHKLSQAPLLLSLLKCLKTDTDVVVLTTGVLVLITMLPMIPQSGKQYLHDFFGIFGRLSAWCLQNPGHVAEIYLVHLHASVYALFHRLYGMYPCNFVSFLRSHYSMKENLETFEEVVKPMMEHVRIHPELVTGSKDHELDPRRWKRLETHDVVIECAKISLDPAEASYEDGYYSVSRKLCTSLKHHQTDSSASYYIDTHSNYGTSTPYSTPRLTLSQMPGQLPQILSPQSIRLSTEPQQVTIWSPSAVCGMTTPPTSPGIVPSDSSQSASQPYSKAFGTSAGGKGTPLGTPATSPPPPCTSDDFVHVSLPSAAATPPRKEDKPDPGRPLLYRQQNVINSDKSLDTPGSKSSVTLSDLPEFLGGLSFEDSAEKDREEDAISKEISEITTDAEHMVPRGGFDSPFYRTNESLSGSQKKTHSVVSGVQGHSQTSEPLTSSLDKPGPENARETPKQTFTPIDKPCGGSAESPAGNREGTSGETNILTPSPCKVPAQRRVVVGSGQPPLYEHLFEVALPKTAYLFVGKKTEELLKKAKGTQEDDCMSSTSPVEVLDRLIQQGADAHTKELNKLSLPSKSADWTHFGDEIHTLRNQLLLLHNQLLYERFKRQQHALRNRRLLRKVIKATALEEHNAAMKDQLKLQEKEIQALKLSLQKEQARYHQFQEEHENIVAQLHSQIRQLQHDREEFYNQSQELQTKLEDCRNMIADLRLELKKANNKVCHTELLLSQVSQKLSNSESVQQQMEFLNRQLLVLGEVNELYLEQLQHKHTDTTKEVEMLHAAFRKELEKTKLCVQQQSQRLDASQKRIAELESQLAKKDHLFLEQKKYLEDVKIQARGQLQAVESRYKAQKRITQAFELEILDLFGRLEKSSLLKKLEDDKTEAAEAAEERLDCGNEDTVVGYSEETIGRNGETKPTSTRGSSSSKGGSSSELSTPEKPQNQRFSSRWETSLLLEPSTTVPLTVGSLPSSKSFLGMKARELFRNKSESQCDEEGVTINRLSDALKTELCKDPSMETKAPPSPDNLSLSPKIQESSVGQLHIMDYNETHHDHS; via the exons ATGGCACAGCAAGGAAATGTTGGTGAGCTCCTCTCAATGCTGGATTCTCCAATTCTGGGTGTCCTGGAAGATATAACAGCTGCATTCAAGGATAATCTCATCTGTG ACCGTGGGCCTATGCTGGTGAACAGCCTGGTGGACTATTACCTGGAAACCAACTCTCAGCAGGCACTGCATATCCTGTCCACGCTGCAAGAGCCTCATGACAAG CATCTACTGGACAAAATTAATGAATACATGGGCAAAGCTGCTACTCGTTTACCcaccctctccctgctgggACACGTCATTAGGCGACAACCATCATGGAAACATAAACTTTCTCAAGCACCTCTCCTCCTTTCATTGCTTAAATGTCTCAAG ACTGACACAGATGTAGTAGTACTCACCACAGGTGTCCTAGTGCTAATAACCATGTTGCCAATGATTCCTCAGTCTGGCAAACAGTACCTTCATGATTTCTTTGGTATCTTTGGGCGTCTCTCAGCCTGGTGCTTGCAGAATCCAG GTCATGTGGCAGAGATTTATCTTGTCCATCTCCATGCCAGTGTTTATGCTCTCTTCCATCGTCTCTATGGAATGTATCCTTGCAATTTTGTCTCCTTTCTACGTTCTCACTACAGTATGAAGGAAAACTTGGAGACCTTTGAAGAGGTAGTCAAG CCAATGATGGAACATGTGCGAATTCATCCAGAATTAGTGACTGGATCTAAGGACCACGAACTGGACCCACGAag GTGGAAAAGACTAGAAACTCATGATGTTGTGATAGAATGTGCCAAAATCTCCTTGGACCCTGCAGAAGCCTCCTATGAAGATGGTTATTACTCTGTGTCTCGGAAACTCTGCACAAGCTTAAAACATCATCAAACTGACTCCAGTGCCAGCTATTACATTGACACACACAGCAACTACG GAACTTCTACCCCGTACTCCACTCCTCGGCTAACACTATCACAAATGCCAGGGCAGCTACCTCAGATTCTGAGCCCACAGTCGATACGGCTGTCAACTGAGCCACAGCAG GTTACCATCTGGAGTCCTTCTGCAGTTTGTGGGATGACCACTCCACCAACCTCCCCCGGAATTGTCCCATCAGATTCATCCCAGTCTGCATCACAACCTTACAGCAAAGCTTTTGGCACATCTG cagGGGGCAAAGGAACACCATTGGGAACGCCAGCCACGTCTCCTCCTCCACCCTGCACCTCAGATGACTTTGTGCATGTTTCactcccttcagctgctgccacgCCTCCTAGAaag gaggacAAACCAGATCCTGGGAGGCCTTTACTGTACCGACAGCAAAATGTCATAAACAGCGATAAATCATTGG ACACACCTGGTAGTAAAAGTTCAGTCACCTTAAGTGATCTTCCAGAGTTTTTAGGTGGTCTGTCTTTTGAAGATAGTGCTGAaaaggacagagaggaag ATGCAATATCTAAAGAGATCTCCGAGATCACCACCGATGCTGAACACATGGTGCCTAGAGGAGGGTTTGACTCCCCGTTTTACCGCACAAATGAAAGTCTGTCAGGCTCTCAAAAGAAGACCCATTCAGTAGTCTCTGGTGTTCAGGGACACAGTCAGACCTCTGAGCCTTTAACATCTTCTCTGGACAAGCCTGGGCCTGAGAACGCACGggaaacacccaaacaaacgTTTACTCCCATAGACAAACCCTGCGGAGGCTCTGCAGAAAGCCCTGCTGGTAACAGGGAAGGAACCTCGGGGGAGACCAACAtcctcactcccagcccttgcaaaGTACCAGCACAAAGGAGAGTGGTGGTTGGGAGTGGGCAGCCTCCCCTATACGAGCACCTTTTTGAGGTTGCATTACCAAAGACTGCCTACCTCTTTGTTGGCAAGAAGACCGAGGAGCTGCTAAAGAAAGCCAAGGGAACCCAGGAGGATGATTGCATGTCCTCTACTTCTCCTGTGGAAGTACTGGACAGGCTGATCCAGCAAGGAGCAGATGCACACACTAAGGAGCTGAACAA gtTGTCTCTGCCAAGCAAATCTGCTGACTGGACTCACTTTGGAG ATGAGATTCACACCCTGCGtaaccagctgctgctgctgcacaaccAGTTGCTGTATGAGCGCTtcaagaggcagcagcatgcCCTGCGCAACCGCCGCCTCCTGCGCAAGGTCATCAAGGCAACAGCCCTGGAGGAGCACAACGCTGCCAtg AAAGATCAGCTAAAACTACAGGAGAAAGAAATCCAGGCCTTGAAACTGAGTCTGCAGAAAGAACAGGCAAGGTACCACCAGTTTCAGGAGGAACATGAAAATATAGTGGCTCAGCTTCACAGCCAGATCAGACAGCTGCAGCATGACCGGGAGGAATTCTACAACCAGAGCCAGGAATTGCAG ACCAAGCTGGAAGACTGCAGGAATATGATTGCAGATCTGAGGTTAGAATTAAAGAAGGCTAACAACAAGGTGTGTCACACTGAACTGCTTCTTAGCCAAGTGTCTCAAAAG CTTTCCAACAGTGAATCAGTGCAACAGCAGATGGAGTTCTTGAACAGGCAGCTTCTGGTTCTTGGGGAGGTCAATGAGTTGtacctggagcagctgcagcacaagcaCACAGACACTACAAAG GAGGTTGAAATGTTGCACGCTGCTTTTCGGAAGGAACTGGAGAAGACCAAGTTGTGCGTTCAGCAGCAAAGCCAAAGGCTTGATGCTTCCCAGAAACGGATAGCTGAACTGGAATCTCAGCTTGCTAAAAAGGACCACCTCTTCCTGGAGCAAAAGAAATACCTGGAAGATGTCAAAATTCAAGCAAG AGGTCAGCTGCAAGCAGTGGAAAGTAGGTACAAGGCGCAGAAAAGAATCACACAGGCATTTGAGCTGGAGATCTTGGATCTGTTTGGccggctggagaagagcagcctacTGAAAAAACTTGAAGATGAtaaaacagaagcagctgaagcagcagaagaaag GCTGGATTGTGGTAATGAAGATACTGTGGTGGGATACAGTGAAGAAACAATTGGTAGAAATGGGGAGACCAAACCTACCAGTACTCGAGGCAGTAGTAGCAGTaagggtggcagcagcagtgagctctCCACCCCAGAAAAACCCCAGAACCAGAGATTCAGCAGTCGCTGGGAGACGTCTTTGTTGCTGGAGCCCTCGACTACTGTCCCACTGACTGTAGGTTCACTCCCCAGCTCCAAGAGCTTCCTTGGAATGAAGGCACGAGAATTATTTCGCAACAAGAGTGAGAGCCAGTGTGATGAGGAGGGTGTAACCATCAACAGGCTTTCTGATGCCCTAAAGACTGAACTTTGTAAAGATCCCAGCATGGAGACGAAGGCCCCTCCGAGTCCCGATAACCTTAGCCTCTCGCCTAAGATCCAGGAAAGCAGTGTTGGACAGCTTCATATCATGGACTACAATGAAACTCATCATGACCACAGTTAA
- the TSC1 gene encoding hamartin isoform X10 yields the protein MAQQGNVGELLSMLDSPILGVLEDITAAFKDNLICDRGPMLVNSLVDYYLETNSQQALHILSTLQEPHDKTDTDVVVLTTGVLVLITMLPMIPQSGKQYLHDFFGIFGRLSAWCLQNPGHVAEIYLVHLHASVYALFHRLYGMYPCNFVSFLRSHYSMKENLETFEEVVKPMMEHVRIHPELVTGSKDHELDPRRWKRLETHDVVIECAKISLDPAEASYEDGYYSVSRKLCTSLKHHQTDSSASYYIDTHSNYGTSTPYSTPRLTLSQMPGQLPQILSPQSIRLSTEPQQVTIWSPSAVCGMTTPPTSPGIVPSDSSQSASQPYSKAFGTSGGKGTPLGTPATSPPPPCTSDDFVHVSLPSAAATPPRKEDKPDPGRPLLYRQQNVINSDKSLDTPGSKSSVTLSDLPEFLGGLSFEDSAEKDREEDAISKEISEITTDAEHMVPRGGFDSPFYRTNESLSGSQKKTHSVVSGVQGHSQTSEPLTSSLDKPGPENARETPKQTFTPIDKPCGGSAESPAGNREGTSGETNILTPSPCKVPAQRRVVVGSGQPPLYEHLFEVALPKTAYLFVGKKTEELLKKAKGTQEDDCMSSTSPVEVLDRLIQQGADAHTKELNKLSLPSKSADWTHFGGSPPSDEIHTLRNQLLLLHNQLLYERFKRQQHALRNRRLLRKVIKATALEEHNAAMKDQLKLQEKEIQALKLSLQKEQARYHQFQEEHENIVAQLHSQIRQLQHDREEFYNQSQELQTKLEDCRNMIADLRLELKKANNKVCHTELLLSQVSQKLSNSESVQQQMEFLNRQLLVLGEVNELYLEQLQHKHTDTTKEVEMLHAAFRKELEKTKLCVQQQSQRLDASQKRIAELESQLAKKDHLFLEQKKYLEDVKIQARGQLQAVESRYKAQKRITQAFELEILDLFGRLEKSSLLKKLEDDKTEAAEAAEERLDCGNEDTVVGYSEETIGRNGETKPTSTRGSSSSKGGSSSELSTPEKPQNQRFSSRWETSLLLEPSTTVPLTVGSLPSSKSFLGMKARELFRNKSESQCDEEGVTINRLSDALKTELCKDPSMETKAPPSPDNLSLSPKIQESSVGQLHIMDYNETHHDHS from the exons ATGGCACAGCAAGGAAATGTTGGTGAGCTCCTCTCAATGCTGGATTCTCCAATTCTGGGTGTCCTGGAAGATATAACAGCTGCATTCAAGGATAATCTCATCTGTG ACCGTGGGCCTATGCTGGTGAACAGCCTGGTGGACTATTACCTGGAAACCAACTCTCAGCAGGCACTGCATATCCTGTCCACGCTGCAAGAGCCTCATGACAAG ACTGACACAGATGTAGTAGTACTCACCACAGGTGTCCTAGTGCTAATAACCATGTTGCCAATGATTCCTCAGTCTGGCAAACAGTACCTTCATGATTTCTTTGGTATCTTTGGGCGTCTCTCAGCCTGGTGCTTGCAGAATCCAG GTCATGTGGCAGAGATTTATCTTGTCCATCTCCATGCCAGTGTTTATGCTCTCTTCCATCGTCTCTATGGAATGTATCCTTGCAATTTTGTCTCCTTTCTACGTTCTCACTACAGTATGAAGGAAAACTTGGAGACCTTTGAAGAGGTAGTCAAG CCAATGATGGAACATGTGCGAATTCATCCAGAATTAGTGACTGGATCTAAGGACCACGAACTGGACCCACGAag GTGGAAAAGACTAGAAACTCATGATGTTGTGATAGAATGTGCCAAAATCTCCTTGGACCCTGCAGAAGCCTCCTATGAAGATGGTTATTACTCTGTGTCTCGGAAACTCTGCACAAGCTTAAAACATCATCAAACTGACTCCAGTGCCAGCTATTACATTGACACACACAGCAACTACG GAACTTCTACCCCGTACTCCACTCCTCGGCTAACACTATCACAAATGCCAGGGCAGCTACCTCAGATTCTGAGCCCACAGTCGATACGGCTGTCAACTGAGCCACAGCAG GTTACCATCTGGAGTCCTTCTGCAGTTTGTGGGATGACCACTCCACCAACCTCCCCCGGAATTGTCCCATCAGATTCATCCCAGTCTGCATCACAACCTTACAGCAAAGCTTTTGGCACATCTG GGGGCAAAGGAACACCATTGGGAACGCCAGCCACGTCTCCTCCTCCACCCTGCACCTCAGATGACTTTGTGCATGTTTCactcccttcagctgctgccacgCCTCCTAGAaag gaggacAAACCAGATCCTGGGAGGCCTTTACTGTACCGACAGCAAAATGTCATAAACAGCGATAAATCATTGG ACACACCTGGTAGTAAAAGTTCAGTCACCTTAAGTGATCTTCCAGAGTTTTTAGGTGGTCTGTCTTTTGAAGATAGTGCTGAaaaggacagagaggaag ATGCAATATCTAAAGAGATCTCCGAGATCACCACCGATGCTGAACACATGGTGCCTAGAGGAGGGTTTGACTCCCCGTTTTACCGCACAAATGAAAGTCTGTCAGGCTCTCAAAAGAAGACCCATTCAGTAGTCTCTGGTGTTCAGGGACACAGTCAGACCTCTGAGCCTTTAACATCTTCTCTGGACAAGCCTGGGCCTGAGAACGCACGggaaacacccaaacaaacgTTTACTCCCATAGACAAACCCTGCGGAGGCTCTGCAGAAAGCCCTGCTGGTAACAGGGAAGGAACCTCGGGGGAGACCAACAtcctcactcccagcccttgcaaaGTACCAGCACAAAGGAGAGTGGTGGTTGGGAGTGGGCAGCCTCCCCTATACGAGCACCTTTTTGAGGTTGCATTACCAAAGACTGCCTACCTCTTTGTTGGCAAGAAGACCGAGGAGCTGCTAAAGAAAGCCAAGGGAACCCAGGAGGATGATTGCATGTCCTCTACTTCTCCTGTGGAAGTACTGGACAGGCTGATCCAGCAAGGAGCAGATGCACACACTAAGGAGCTGAACAA gtTGTCTCTGCCAAGCAAATCTGCTGACTGGACTCACTTTGGAG GGTCTCCCCCTTCAGATGAGATTCACACCCTGCGtaaccagctgctgctgctgcacaaccAGTTGCTGTATGAGCGCTtcaagaggcagcagcatgcCCTGCGCAACCGCCGCCTCCTGCGCAAGGTCATCAAGGCAACAGCCCTGGAGGAGCACAACGCTGCCAtg AAAGATCAGCTAAAACTACAGGAGAAAGAAATCCAGGCCTTGAAACTGAGTCTGCAGAAAGAACAGGCAAGGTACCACCAGTTTCAGGAGGAACATGAAAATATAGTGGCTCAGCTTCACAGCCAGATCAGACAGCTGCAGCATGACCGGGAGGAATTCTACAACCAGAGCCAGGAATTGCAG ACCAAGCTGGAAGACTGCAGGAATATGATTGCAGATCTGAGGTTAGAATTAAAGAAGGCTAACAACAAGGTGTGTCACACTGAACTGCTTCTTAGCCAAGTGTCTCAAAAG CTTTCCAACAGTGAATCAGTGCAACAGCAGATGGAGTTCTTGAACAGGCAGCTTCTGGTTCTTGGGGAGGTCAATGAGTTGtacctggagcagctgcagcacaagcaCACAGACACTACAAAG GAGGTTGAAATGTTGCACGCTGCTTTTCGGAAGGAACTGGAGAAGACCAAGTTGTGCGTTCAGCAGCAAAGCCAAAGGCTTGATGCTTCCCAGAAACGGATAGCTGAACTGGAATCTCAGCTTGCTAAAAAGGACCACCTCTTCCTGGAGCAAAAGAAATACCTGGAAGATGTCAAAATTCAAGCAAG AGGTCAGCTGCAAGCAGTGGAAAGTAGGTACAAGGCGCAGAAAAGAATCACACAGGCATTTGAGCTGGAGATCTTGGATCTGTTTGGccggctggagaagagcagcctacTGAAAAAACTTGAAGATGAtaaaacagaagcagctgaagcagcagaagaaag GCTGGATTGTGGTAATGAAGATACTGTGGTGGGATACAGTGAAGAAACAATTGGTAGAAATGGGGAGACCAAACCTACCAGTACTCGAGGCAGTAGTAGCAGTaagggtggcagcagcagtgagctctCCACCCCAGAAAAACCCCAGAACCAGAGATTCAGCAGTCGCTGGGAGACGTCTTTGTTGCTGGAGCCCTCGACTACTGTCCCACTGACTGTAGGTTCACTCCCCAGCTCCAAGAGCTTCCTTGGAATGAAGGCACGAGAATTATTTCGCAACAAGAGTGAGAGCCAGTGTGATGAGGAGGGTGTAACCATCAACAGGCTTTCTGATGCCCTAAAGACTGAACTTTGTAAAGATCCCAGCATGGAGACGAAGGCCCCTCCGAGTCCCGATAACCTTAGCCTCTCGCCTAAGATCCAGGAAAGCAGTGTTGGACAGCTTCATATCATGGACTACAATGAAACTCATCATGACCACAGTTAA